Proteins encoded within one genomic window of Calonectris borealis chromosome 1, bCalBor7.hap1.2, whole genome shotgun sequence:
- the LOC142073689 gene encoding arylsulfatase D-like isoform X1 produces the protein MNGRIAAYQKMIAPPPCTATAAILFRRHLLTLLTSCLFWNTFGLSAAMDSKPNILLFLADDLGIGDIGCYGNNTIRTPNIDRLAREGVKLTQHIAAAPLCTPSRAAFLTGRYPIRSGMASSNRYRALQWNAGSGGLPANETTFARLLQQQGYTTGLIGKWHQGVNCESFNDHCHHPLNHGFDYFYGMPFTLLNNCQENKSPELDVALQAKLWLYSQIISLAVLTLTAGKLTSLISIRWKIIACFTLAGSLFFISWYSSYGFVPYWNCILMRNHDVTEQPMRLERTASLMLKEAVSFIKRNRHGPFLLFFSFLHVHTPLFTTAKFLGKSHHGLYGDNVEEMDWMVGEILDSLDKEGLKNHTFTYFASDHGGHLEAQDGSAQLGGWNGIYKGGKGMGGWEGGIRVPGVFRWPGVLPAGTVIDEPTSLMDIYPTVVHLAGGILPQDRVIDGQNLVPLLRGRAQKSEHEFLFHYCGAYLHAVRWHQKDSGAIWKAHYVTPVFHPSGAGACYGKGICPCFGEGVTHHDPPLLFDLSRDPSEAKPLTADTEPLFDTVIREIGRAIEEHRRTLTPVPEQLSLYNVVWKPWLQPCCGTFPFCWCDKEGDSTQSL, from the exons ATGAATGGCAG GATCGCTGCCTACCAGAAGATGATTGCACCGCCACCTTGCACAGCCACTGCTGCCATTCTATTCAG GAGGCACCTGCTAACGTTACTGACATCATGTTTATTCTGGAACACGTTTGGCTTGAGTGCAGCTATGGACTCTAAACCCAATATACTTCTGTTTCTGGCTGATGATCTTGGCATTGGAGATATAGGTTGTTATGGGAACAACACCATAAG GACCCCGAACATTGACCGCCTGGCAAGAGAAGGAGTGAAACTTACTCAGCACATTGCCGCAGCTCCGCTTTGCACTCCGAGCAGAGCAGCTTTTCTCACTGGCAGATACCCCATTAGATCAG GGATGGCGTCCAGCAACAGGTACCGAGCGCTGCAGTGGAACGCCGGGTCAGGAGGGCTCCCTGCTAATGAAACTACTTTTGCCAGGCTGCTACAGCAACAAGGCTATACCACTGGACTGATAG GAAAATGGCATCAAGGTGTAAACTGTGAATCCTTCAATGATCATTGTCATCATCCTCTAAACCATGGGTTTGACTACTTTTATGGTATGCCTTTCACACTTCTAAACAACTGTCAAGAAAACAAATCTCCAGAGCTGGATGTAGCCCTTCAAGCTAAGCTTTGGCTTTACAGTCAGATAATTAGTCTTGCTGTGCTCACTCTCACTGCTGGAAAACTGACTAGTTTGATTTCCATCCGCTGGAAGATAATTGCCTGCTTTACTTTGGCGGGcagccttttcttcatttcttggtACTCCAGTTATGGCTTTGTGCCGTATTGGAACTGTATCCTGATGAGGAACCACGATGTCACTGAGCAGCCGATGAGGTTAGAGAGGACTGCTTCCCTCATGCTGAAGGAGGCAGTGTCATTTATCAAAAG aaacagGCATGGGccattcctcctctttttttcctttttacatgttcACACCCCCCTCTTTACCACGGCAAAATTTCTTGGGAAGAGCCATCATGGTTTATATGGAGACAATGTAGAAGAGATGGACTGGATGGTGG GCGAAATTCTGGATTCGCTTGACAAAGAAGGTTTGAAAAATCATACATTCACATACTTTGCCTCTGATCATGGAGGACACTTGGAGGCTCAGGATGGATCTGCCCAGCTAGGTGGCTGGAATGGTATTTATAAAG GTGGAAAAGGCAtgggaggctgggaaggagggatcCGTGTGCCAGGAGTATTTAGGTGGCCAGGAGTGTTACCTGCAGGCACAGTCATTGATGAACCTACGAGTCTTATGGATATTTACCCCACAGTTGTTCATCTGGCTGGAGGAATATTGCCACAGGACAG GGTGATTGATGGACAAAACTTGGTGCCTTTACTGCGAGGAAGGGCTCAAAAGTCAGAGCACGAATTCCTGTTTCACTATTGTGGGGCCTACTTGCATGCAGTGCGGTGGCACCAAAAGGACA GTGGAGCCATCTGGAAGGCTCATTATGTGACCCCCGTCTTTCATCCATCTGGGGCTGGGGCTTGTTATGGAAAAGGAATTTGCCCATGTTTTGGGGAAGGCGTGACCCATCATGACCCTCCGTTGCTGTTTGATCTCTCGCGAGACCCCTCTGAAGCCAAACCCCTGACGGCTGACACCGAGCCCCTCTTTGACACTGTAATAAGGGAGATTGGAAGAGCCATAGAAGAGCATCGCAGGACACTGACTCCAGTCCCAGAGCAGCTCTCCTTGTACAACGTCGTGTGGAAGCCGTGGCTGCAGCCGTGCTGCGGGACGTTCCCATTCTGTTGGTGTGACAAGGAAGGTGACAGCACACAAAGTTTGTGA
- the LOC142073689 gene encoding arylsulfatase D-like isoform X2: MIAPPPCTATAAILFRRHLLTLLTSCLFWNTFGLSAAMDSKPNILLFLADDLGIGDIGCYGNNTIRTPNIDRLAREGVKLTQHIAAAPLCTPSRAAFLTGRYPIRSGMASSNRYRALQWNAGSGGLPANETTFARLLQQQGYTTGLIGKWHQGVNCESFNDHCHHPLNHGFDYFYGMPFTLLNNCQENKSPELDVALQAKLWLYSQIISLAVLTLTAGKLTSLISIRWKIIACFTLAGSLFFISWYSSYGFVPYWNCILMRNHDVTEQPMRLERTASLMLKEAVSFIKRNRHGPFLLFFSFLHVHTPLFTTAKFLGKSHHGLYGDNVEEMDWMVGEILDSLDKEGLKNHTFTYFASDHGGHLEAQDGSAQLGGWNGIYKGGKGMGGWEGGIRVPGVFRWPGVLPAGTVIDEPTSLMDIYPTVVHLAGGILPQDRVIDGQNLVPLLRGRAQKSEHEFLFHYCGAYLHAVRWHQKDSGAIWKAHYVTPVFHPSGAGACYGKGICPCFGEGVTHHDPPLLFDLSRDPSEAKPLTADTEPLFDTVIREIGRAIEEHRRTLTPVPEQLSLYNVVWKPWLQPCCGTFPFCWCDKEGDSTQSL, from the exons ATGATTGCACCGCCACCTTGCACAGCCACTGCTGCCATTCTATTCAG GAGGCACCTGCTAACGTTACTGACATCATGTTTATTCTGGAACACGTTTGGCTTGAGTGCAGCTATGGACTCTAAACCCAATATACTTCTGTTTCTGGCTGATGATCTTGGCATTGGAGATATAGGTTGTTATGGGAACAACACCATAAG GACCCCGAACATTGACCGCCTGGCAAGAGAAGGAGTGAAACTTACTCAGCACATTGCCGCAGCTCCGCTTTGCACTCCGAGCAGAGCAGCTTTTCTCACTGGCAGATACCCCATTAGATCAG GGATGGCGTCCAGCAACAGGTACCGAGCGCTGCAGTGGAACGCCGGGTCAGGAGGGCTCCCTGCTAATGAAACTACTTTTGCCAGGCTGCTACAGCAACAAGGCTATACCACTGGACTGATAG GAAAATGGCATCAAGGTGTAAACTGTGAATCCTTCAATGATCATTGTCATCATCCTCTAAACCATGGGTTTGACTACTTTTATGGTATGCCTTTCACACTTCTAAACAACTGTCAAGAAAACAAATCTCCAGAGCTGGATGTAGCCCTTCAAGCTAAGCTTTGGCTTTACAGTCAGATAATTAGTCTTGCTGTGCTCACTCTCACTGCTGGAAAACTGACTAGTTTGATTTCCATCCGCTGGAAGATAATTGCCTGCTTTACTTTGGCGGGcagccttttcttcatttcttggtACTCCAGTTATGGCTTTGTGCCGTATTGGAACTGTATCCTGATGAGGAACCACGATGTCACTGAGCAGCCGATGAGGTTAGAGAGGACTGCTTCCCTCATGCTGAAGGAGGCAGTGTCATTTATCAAAAG aaacagGCATGGGccattcctcctctttttttcctttttacatgttcACACCCCCCTCTTTACCACGGCAAAATTTCTTGGGAAGAGCCATCATGGTTTATATGGAGACAATGTAGAAGAGATGGACTGGATGGTGG GCGAAATTCTGGATTCGCTTGACAAAGAAGGTTTGAAAAATCATACATTCACATACTTTGCCTCTGATCATGGAGGACACTTGGAGGCTCAGGATGGATCTGCCCAGCTAGGTGGCTGGAATGGTATTTATAAAG GTGGAAAAGGCAtgggaggctgggaaggagggatcCGTGTGCCAGGAGTATTTAGGTGGCCAGGAGTGTTACCTGCAGGCACAGTCATTGATGAACCTACGAGTCTTATGGATATTTACCCCACAGTTGTTCATCTGGCTGGAGGAATATTGCCACAGGACAG GGTGATTGATGGACAAAACTTGGTGCCTTTACTGCGAGGAAGGGCTCAAAAGTCAGAGCACGAATTCCTGTTTCACTATTGTGGGGCCTACTTGCATGCAGTGCGGTGGCACCAAAAGGACA GTGGAGCCATCTGGAAGGCTCATTATGTGACCCCCGTCTTTCATCCATCTGGGGCTGGGGCTTGTTATGGAAAAGGAATTTGCCCATGTTTTGGGGAAGGCGTGACCCATCATGACCCTCCGTTGCTGTTTGATCTCTCGCGAGACCCCTCTGAAGCCAAACCCCTGACGGCTGACACCGAGCCCCTCTTTGACACTGTAATAAGGGAGATTGGAAGAGCCATAGAAGAGCATCGCAGGACACTGACTCCAGTCCCAGAGCAGCTCTCCTTGTACAACGTCGTGTGGAAGCCGTGGCTGCAGCCGTGCTGCGGGACGTTCCCATTCTGTTGGTGTGACAAGGAAGGTGACAGCACACAAAGTTTGTGA